The sequence CCTGttctttaaaggtatttaggctcttaTCTTCCACTGAATGAACATCAATGGAAGTTAATAGCCTAAATATGTTTGAAGACTTGGGCCCAAGTTCATAATCTCATATTCAGTTTCTTTTGTATATTAACCAAGAATCACAAAAATGATGCGCAAAGTAACTAATTTTATTGAGTGTAATGAATGTGAGCTCGCAAGCAAGATGACATAATATTACTAATTAGCAGAACAAAGTAGTAGCAGGATCTCACAGGAAAAACAGATCTGGCTTATTCTGATGTGTATACATAATATAGAGGTAATAAGAGCTCTTTAAAACTGTGTAGAACACAAAATAAGTTACTGCAGCTGGTCACATGGAATGATCCACAGCAAGGagtaaaatatttgcattttaccAGTCAGTTGCCCTGCAAACCTTtctcctgaattttttttattctgaacaTGATTAATTGTAAAAGGGAAGCAAGCAAAGAGAATATTTTGCTCTATGTGAAAAGCTCCTTATTTATAAGGGAACCAAGATGCGATAAACCCCATCACTTTATAGCCCACAGCCACGGATCCACGGGGAGACATCTCGTCCTTTGCAGTTCTTTGTCCATGCCACCCTGTTGAGTTAAAAATCACATTAGTTGATTATGGCCATCTCATCAATTAGTGCAAAGACAcccaagaaaaaaacaaccaattACATTTTTGTATGATTAACTTTTCTGCAGAGATCCTAGCTAATATAACAAATAATTTGCTACTGGTCCAATCCCAGCAGAGCACCTGCCTAGTCTGAATGGCCCAGTTGGATCCTGGAGCTATGCATGCCTGAATAAATCCTGAGTCTACCAACAGTTCCTAAAAGGTTGTCAAATGGTTGTCAAAAGGCCCACTTACCAGCTGCTATTCCTGCCACATAAATTTGGTGTGTTTGTGACGCTGCTCAGAGGCAACGACTCCATgggagctccagggctggagcaccctcggaaaaaaattagtgtgtgcttagcacccactgacagccaagctccccgcccagCGCCTCCCGTCCGCCAGCGGCCCCGAtggatcagctgttccgtggcatgcaggagatgctgggagggaggcggaggagtggggacagggcatgctctggggggagggcagaaagaggcgggaagagggtggagcaggggcaggaagaggtgggtgggGTAGGCCTTGGAGAacggggtggaatgggggtggggccaaggtgCGCCAGGAGCAGAAagaggctgggtgggggtgggggctacaAGGAAGGGGTGGAGCGAGGGTAGGGCCTGGGGCTAAGCAGGgtttgagcacccctggggaaaattgGAAGATGGCCTGTGTGAATTgctctctactggatggaatcaaaTTTGTTCAGTGTTGTGCCATAAGCACTATCCTGCTAAATAAAATTAATGAACATTTCCTTTTATCTCCAGCTGGAGGGCACTAAACTTCTGGAGAAAGGTGATTTAAGTTCCATCCCCACTGCCATATGAAGGATCAAGTGGCCCTGTTGTGCAGCATAAATGTAATCTTGAAGTCCTTGGTGGTTCTGGATTTTGAATTCCTGGGAACCACAGATGCTCACCAAATACATTTCTCTAAGTAGAAGAGTGTGTGTGCTTCTGATGTGGTGGACAAGCAGGGCGAacctgggcaggaaggggttaattgTCTGTCCTGAAGACAGCAGCTGAAGCCGATCCCATTTCACCTGCCAGAAGTAACAAGTCTAGAGGGAATTAAAATGGAGGAAAAAGGCTTCAGAGCCAGTCACCTAACAGAGGGATCTTGGGTCTGAGGCCGAGAGGACCTAAGGGGTGGGCTGAGCAATCCTGAGCTAGGAACTGTCAGGTCAGCCAAGTCTGTGGAGAAGGTTTAGACTGGACTTTGTGCTGTTTTATTGGTCATTAGAAAAGTCATACCCCAGAAGTAGGTGAGTTGTGAACCTAGAGAGGGCACTTGGACTGTTGTTTAGAGCAAATGGGATAGACTGCCATTCACAGTGCCAGTGCTCTATACTGGATGAAATCCAAACTGGTCAACTGTATGTCATAGACCCTACACCTTTAATAATGAATAGAGAGTTGTTTTCAGTCCAAGTGTAGGAGTTTTTCGAGGAGGAAGATCTGAGAGCTATCTCCACTGCTGCTGTAAAGGTCCAAGTGGCCTTCTTCATGTGTATCAGAGCTACAACTGAGACTCCTCAATGTCCATAAATATATTGTGCTGTGAATCCTTAGTATACAAGTTCTGAGTTCAAATCTGTTAATAATTAAGCATGCAAATATTAGCAACCTGCTTGTTGCTTCTATACAAGCTTGTTTATCTGAAAGAAGATTGTAGTCTCTCTCCTTTAACTAGCCTCCCCCCTAGCTGTACACACAAATATGTCACTGTTATTAGTTCTTGTAATAGTTTTAAACGTACCATGCACCCATGCCATTAGGATCGCGAACAACTCTCTTTGCACAATTTACACTCGCTGTAATGTCTGCTGTCAGTAACTCTAAAAAAGAAATACAGTGGTAAGCggaggaagaaaaaaacattttcctcttcatttttttaaaatcagtcatCTTAAAATGGATGCTGAAataatattttatgtattattatttattaatcaagttgattacagtagcatctaaggACCAACCAAGAACAGGACCCTGTggtgataggcactgtacaaacatagaatagTAGATGTCCGTGTTCTGAAGATCTTAGAATCTAAATAGAAAGACAGACCCAGGGTAGGGAAAAGGGATATAACACTCAGACAGAGTAAGCAATTTTCTGGTGTCAAGCATCATGTTAGTTCCACAATTTGATCTTAGCTTTAGAATGCTGTAAGTCTGTGGGCTAGTTATAGCATAACCAACTACTGTAAGTtgtcttgcatcttcctctggcACATGTGATAACGGTCACTGCTATTAtacactcctgggggaattctgtgtcactgtGTGCATGCATAATTAATGTGCTATGCatatttttagggttttttcccccagaaaataGCTTCTGCCAGAAAGGTGCTACAGTTCCACCTTTTacccaccagagggtgctgtggcgCTCCCGGCCaactagggaagagaaagagcctgcaatgccttcttcacagcgcctgtagggccaggtcaggagacaggggacaTGGGGAGACAGACATCGTGGGGCTGCTGCGGGACcacagacaggggctcataagggctagttggggaggacaggctggggcagggcctgaatgggagtggaagtgctgggccacagtggggagggaGTTGCAGGGCCACATGAAGATGGGGAGGGGGTTTAGGGCTGCATGAGGATGGGGGGAGGTGGCTGGCTGAGGGGGTTCAGGGACACATGGGTacagggggaggaggtgcagggacacatTGGTATGGGGCCTGGCTAAGTGGGGGTtgagggacacatgtggacaggggcatatgtgcctgactgaatgggagaggctaggggtcagccagggtctgcatgggggaagctccctaacaatctcttcccaccccccaaaaacacctgttccatacttttcccacccatacccaacaaccttctaagttcacacccaggctccttcccagcaattacttccctctccctcagatcctctgttacccctgactcccccaagtctttgcactgcttctgaggggtgcaggaaatatggttctgtactATAGTTTAAATGAGTTATTCCTCAGAGtcctgtattaatatgcctagtaaggaatctatttgtcagaaaacatttcctgaatcttttttgttgtctgtattgttacagacatacttgctgacaggtatttcaaaataaattaccaaaatgatTGAAACagatgtgattatattgtgttattttgacaaataaaatatgaagaattttgcaaaattttaaaatattgtgtacagaatttttaatttttggcatagaattcccccaggagtaaagaggCTATTGGAGACATTGTATTGAACTAGAAAGACCACTGGTtagatccagtatggcaattgcTCTGTTTCTCTCTTTAAAGTTTCTATCTGTTTCTATTAGACTTTGCTGAATTCTATTTAATGATTTTATTTCAGAACAAATGTCTTCTAGTACTATAAAGGGATACCACACCATCTGCTTCAATATAACACACTTGTCTGAAAATTTTAAACCAACTATTACCACAAGTAGCACCTAAAAGCCACCAGAAATTGaaagaaatgagagaaaaatATTGTTCGGTATTTTTTCCATCTTCTTTCCTTGGTGCCCTTGACAGCTTTTGGGTGTAATATGTCTTAGGTGAGACCATAAATTCTGTGCTAACCCTCTCCAAAAGGTTTGGTTTTACTCTTTCTGAATAGCTATTTTGCTGGTTTTGTGTATAGTCAGACAGACAGTTTTCTatgttgtttgtgtgggtctcTCACACAGCAACAGAAGAGACAAGTCCAAAAAAAAAGAGGGAttgtaaaaatacaaaaactgTCAGGGGACGGGAAGGTATATTGTAGTACTTGAAActatttttaattctttcttaaaatggactagatttcaagttgattgtgtctctttaaattagaaactttaaaatgtttttttttataatgaagCAAGGTCAGGAACCGGCAtttgtgctggccttctgcacagcgGTGAACTTCATCCTCTGAGAACAAAGTTACATGTACTCAAATCAACATAACTGGTAAGTAGTAAATACTTCTCAAAAAGGAAATTGTTTTTACTAAAGAAACATAAAACAGAAAGTCAGAAAAGAAGGAAcacaattcctttttaaaaaatcctttgggAATCCCCCTTTTATAGCACACATGCATCCCCACACATTGCGACCTCGCCCTTCTGTCTGTAGAAtaaggggttgtttttttaatgtagggCTACTAGGAGCAAAACATGGCCTCAGTTATAACTTTGCAATGCTATAGGCTCACACAAACAGGCAGAATTTGCCCTTCATAGTGTTACCTGTAGGAACATATTGCACCTACCACGACACTGGATTTTACATAAGTTCATGGTTCTTGGAGTCTTGCCATCATTGCACCACCAGCGGCTGTTGATTTGTAAAATCCCATAGTCAGTGCTTTGGTCACCGGGGTTATAGTTCGTGGCTCCTGTGTTAAAGTTGCTCTCGTATTTTGCTGTGCACACCCCTGTGGaggttccatttaaaaaaaataaccacacACAGACTGATGTATTTTCTCTGGTGATAAAAACTCCTCATAGCTTGATACTTTACAGAAATATGAATCTAAATGCCCCTATATCACTGGTTTGTAGATGATGTAAATGATTATTTAATACAAAGTACACACAGGCAGTTTTGCTTCCCGTTAATCTGATCAGATTCACAATCCTTATTTAATATGAAGAGTAAGAAAAAAACATTCTACATGTAAAACTTTTGATTGTCATATGAACACCACATGGGGCCAATATCTTTGAAGGAAACACCAGTGAGTGTTTTGGGgtgtagagttgccaactttctaattgctgaaaaTCAAACTCCTGaggccctgccacagccccacctcttccaccaaagccctgcccccactcgctCTTCTCTCGCCCTCCCCCTATTGCTCACtgttctccccactccctgtttCTGGATTGtctcatcctccctccctcaccagctgggctctctctgctccggggctgggacaggagctgcagtCGGACTCAGAGCCTACCACACGGTTGTCTGCAGATAGAAGGCGACCCTAGTTGAGCAGGGGCTGTCAAAGGTTGATGACCCAGTacctcccctcccattcccaCCCTCTCTGGTAAACGGACTTTTGGTCtccagtcagtacatctgactggacactgccgggtcccctttttgactggactttccaaAGGAAAACGGGCACCTGTCAACttatcccctttccctccccgccccctgaatCACATAGACATCTCCTCCAAGGCGGCAGACTTACAATGTCCCAAGCTGTAGCCCCGGTATCCATCCAGCCCAAGCCTTTTCATTGCTCTTGCCAGCTCACACCTTTCATAGGTCTTCCCACGAGCAgccaggggcaggaggagaagcCCCAGGATTAGCAAAGCCTTCATGCTGGTGGTGTAGCAAGCCCAGGCTCCTATCACTGAGACTAGAGATGATGTGTGCCTGCTAATAGTGGGGAGGAACAACCAGGAACAGCTCAAGTCACGCTCCTCCCGGAAAGCAGTGGCCCTTCCCTTAGCTCTCAGCTGTCCCTCCTGCCACACTGGGCAgctaaagcagcagcccctccctgcagctcccagctttgAATGATAAACTGCAAATACTTTGGTAGGTGGGTTAAAAGGTTGTCTAGTTCACTGTGGCATCTGTAAGTTCTGCTATGTCTTTGGAAATGCAGTGTGCCTAGTGGactgggcactggactgggatccaACAGACCTACATTGTAGTGCAAGCTTTGCCTCTGGTCTGCcgggtgaccttgaacaagttactttacctctgtctcagtttccccatatgcagAAAGGGAATAATGATACCTCTCTTGTGGTCTATATGCTCTGTCTAGGTATTGCTAGGTATTATTATGCTGAGCAAGTGCTATTTTAAACTTACACTAATAAGTCTCAGTAATGACTGGCTTTCTACACCCTAAGAGAACAGTTTATACTATATCTTTTTCTACAGTGGTGGGAGAACACCTTTATTACAGGGATGTGTGCTAAATTAGGGCCCTGGCGCTGTCTACCAACTACTGATACCAACAGGGCCTGCTCAGCAGACCTAAATTTGCAATAGCACTTTGCAGACATTGACTTTGatgtgtaaatttaaaaaaattaatgtgaATGTGAATTTTGTCTTTGTAAAAACTACAAGGTCAGATGCTAAGATTTCTGTTTCTGTAACACTGCAGAATGACAATAGTGACTCTGTAGTTAATGTTGTGACTGAGTTTCCATTACAAGCCTGATTTGGGCTACTCCATCTAAAATGCCCAACCAGAGGAATGTCAGCTTCGAAACCGGTAGGAGAGgcctgagggagagggaagactTTACTAAAAAGCTGAAATGAATTGGACACCCTAAGCGCAGAAGTTCAGAAACAAACATTCttcttttggggagggggaggttggggagggaggaggggttagTGTATATATATTTGTCCCTCTGTAGTAAAATAACGTGAGGAGAGATCACATTAAGGTTACTGAGTACATCTGTGTGTTAGCCTGTTGGCCCAGAGTTGAATCTAGTTTGTGCTTCTTAATGATGACTTTCCAAACTTTCCAGTGTGTGAGTTtccctgaatttcctgggtttatccAGGCCCGCCGATGGGGGAGCGAGGGAGTAatggggcaattgcccaggggcccaggcGGTTTAAAAGGGCccgcgggggccccggccgctgccACCGGCAGCACAGCAGAggtaaggcaggcttcctgcccgcCCTCACTCCACACTGTTCCCAGAAGTGGCTAGAACGGCTCTACGGCCCTGGAGGGGACAGGGggtctccgcacactgccccccgcccccagcgctgGGGTGGTGTCTGCGGGAAGTGGCACACGGAGACCCCCTAGACCCCCCCCCCggctaggagccgctgccagggTGTGCCGGTCACTTtcaggagccacccgaggtaagcgccaaccccctcctgcaccccaaccccctaccccatccTAAAGCCTGCACTGtgcaccccaactcctgcccagagcctgacccctctccctcacccaaactccctcccagagcccacaccctgttCTTTATTATTATGAAAgcaaggatggcccagtggttagggaagtGGCTTGGGGACACAGTTCCCtcttctgccacagatttcctctaTTGTTTGGTCTCTGTGTGCCTTCGCTCCCTACATTATGGAGGTGGCATGCAGTGCCCACATACTTTGATGGTGGGAGCCATTTAAATGCCATAGATGGACTCTATGTGCTATGGGCCTCTGTTTTTCCATAACAAATACAGCTAAAATGCTCCATTCTTGGGCCCCAGGCCTAGATTGTTACCTTACTGCACATGCAATTTATATATGTTAAGGAAAAACCCCCCACACCAGAACAGTACTGTATTGATTTTTATCTTAATTAGGAGAATTGTGCAAATACAGGCAGAGAAGAGAATAGCACTATGAAGAAAGCCCTTTCGGGAAATACCGAATTAGTATTTTTAATTACTTGTTAAGAAATGTGTGGTTTTCTGTTACTCAAAGAAAAACTTACATTGTTTCGTTTCCTCATTCATCTGTCAACCATTAGATTTTAACAAAGCACTGCAGAAGTTTACAAAATGGGAGGTGTAAATATATATCTCTAGTCCCATTTGTGCCAGTGTAATTCCAGGTCCAGCACTGTCTCCATTATAAATCACAGGTTCTTCCTTGATGGGGAGAGGAGCCATTTTTGGAGCCACAAGATTTTTCCTACTTTCACATTTTCTTCTCAACCTGCTATCCAAAAGACATTGGAGTCCTAGGCCCAgatgctcaaaggtatttaggtgcctaactcccattgaaatctatgaTGGGCTGGAGGTTGCTCTCCCCAGAAGCCATCAGCACCAGTGCAGCCAGAAGCATTGCTGGTACAAGATGCTTTTCCCTTTCCTCAAGTCTCCGTCATCAGGGCCTAAGTGCATGCTCTGCACAGCAATACTATCGAGTGCAATTTTTCCCAGGCTGGCCCAAAAGCAGAAgagcaagggccagattctcagctggaacaaatcaatgacttcaatggagctacaccaatttacatctgctgaggatctggcccaaagttggAGAGTTCTTTTCCATACAATGTATGGCCAGACAGGAGAGCCCTAAACGATGTTGTTCAGGATTTCCTAACTTCAGAAAGTATAAAAAATGTCAACTGTGGCAATTTAGTGAAGATAACACCCCAAATCTGTCATTTTAAATGTTGATTTGGGGGGTATTTTTAGTATGATCTTTCAGTCTTTGTGTGTGATAGACAttttatatagtgtttttctCCAAAAAGGCCAAAGCACCAGCTAGCTATAAAACTGTGTAATCAGAGAACACTCCACCCACCCCTGAATGCAGCTACCTCTGACACTGAAAACCTTTAAACACTACAAAGCAGCATGACATTGAAGAATTCTGTGTCCATTGTGAGTTCTAGCTGAACATAGATAGCCAGAATGGAATCACCCCACTGGAATCTGACTCGAGTTTAAACTATGACTGCTAACTCTTCTTAGGTCTTTAGAAGCAGGGCTGtactgccaatattttaacaatgGGCTCCCTCAAAAGTGTGCCATTCCCTGGGTAAAATACTCCCCTTACCCTCCTCATGCCCCCAATATAAAAAAATTCAATTCTACACCCTTTCCCTCAACAAACAGCCCTAGCTGACACAACACTACCCTTTTCCTGGCCCAGTACTTCTTGAGTCACCACGTTTTCCCCCAACCCACCATCTCATAGAAGGCTTCTTGAGGTGGGTCCCTTACATGACAGCTCTTCCTCACAGAAATAGCAATGATGTCAGGTGCCTGCCTGTGGCTTCTTCAGGCAGCAATTGTGGTAGGTTGGGGTGATGTCCCTTCTGTGTTGATCGTTGGTTGGGTATTGAGTCCCCTTTGTTTCTTAATGTTGATGGCTCTTCTCTATGTGACATGGGAGGTTAGGAGTTAGAGTGGGTTTCCAGGGGCTGTATTACCCGAGAATTGAGAGGTGTGTTATTCCAGAATTTGATTATGCTAATTACAGCCATATTATGTGTATTCAGCCAtcatgaattaataaaatagaacaccacatagttaagggttaatttgtACCAGCAGGGCTTTTGGAGAATACGAGCTCCAGGCTTGCAGTTTCTATTTATCatgatgggaggaggggagaaaagcaTCAACAAATTAtgagactgaaagaaaataagtggatGGAGACCTTGAGCTTGGGCGCTTTTGATATAGAAGCTTATTATGGCTAAGATTGTTAGGAACGTTTCGTTAATAAGTAGTTGTTTGAAGTTAGGAGAAGTGATGACCCAGTAGAGGTCACAATGAGCTATGAGttttgtaaaaattaattataaaaaaaCTAGATAATGGAGTATACTTTGGAGCAGTTCTCTGAAGCTATCCTGAGAGACTTTTTTCCAACACCATATTCTCTGGCAGGGAAGCGCCTGGCCATTGCTGATCTGCTGCTAATTACTCAATACCATCTCAGAGTTTAGGTAATTATTTGgaatgttctaaacctattgcttatgtctgtgtgtgcttaaatctaataaatagTAGTTTTAGGTAAGAGCCCACTTATTTGTATCAATCTTTCATCAGCTGGAAGCGCtgtattcccattgatttattcctgacaccgcctggagtgaaacagttaagttactactggtttgggttctgaaaaccctgggtaatgGATCCTGCACCGCATCCAGGactgcccctatgaattccactttCTGCATGGGTATGAGCGTGGACTTGGggacgttgaccaggagccccagctcgcgGAACAATCTCAGGGACACCTCCACATGGCCCCGCACTTCCGCCTCAGATCGGCCCGCCTGGAGCTGGGACGGGAGTCCATGGGACGGCACCGGACTTGGTGCTAGTCTCTCCGGTTTATCCTGGGgagatgctggaggcctggatactgtagTCTCCTGCACCGTCTGGCGTCTGTGTGGGGACCGGGACCGCTGCACTGAGTAACTTGCCCTGGACAGGGCCCCTTCGTGCTCCTGATAGGCCCAAGGGATCCAGAAGGCCCAATGGCCTGGCGGTCCCCATTGGAGTTGCCAGCCCAcctgagggtccctgctgtcTGGGGCCCGGTGCGAGTAGCTATGGCTGTCGGAGTTGGCGCAGGACTGCGGTGACGCTGATCGCGAAGGCCACGGCAGTGCCAACGATCTGTGCTGGCAGGAGAACGAGCGGCACCAGGACCATCTGCGGGAGTCCTCTGGTGAGGGCCTTCTTGACTCCTCCCAGTGCCTGTCTCTGGGTGGTGCCGGAGAGTGGCCTTTTGGGCCGCTGGCAACTGTGAGTCCGTGGAGTTGGAGCTAGACTGTGACCAACTCCAGGAGCGGTGCCAGGACGGTGTCCTCGAGTGGCATACCATTGCTGGCTTACCCCTCGATGGCACCCGAGGCATGGGTGCCGGATGGTTCTCCTCATACGGGAGGGGGCTCGCCACCGACAGCTCGATGAGGTCCTTTGtagcctcaaaggtgccaggcgtGGAGGGCTGATCCGTTATGCTCTCGAGCCCATCGTCcacactgagctcacttaggtctgggctcggtggggcttgtgctgctgGGACCGCCGGTGTCAGCGCCGGAACTGCGGCCTTCCCACTCTTATCGGCACTCGGGGCCTTGGGAGGCGCCGGCCTCCTGTGCGGGGAATGACAGCGCCTTCCTTTCAGCTTCGCCGGGGGCCGCACCGGGGAGGATGAGTGGTGCCGGGGCCTAGTCTGGCGCTCTGGGGCCAACAGTTTACAGGGCTTAGCCAGTGCCGGGTCTCTCGACGGCTCTGGGGCACCATGCACCGAGGAAGCCTGAGCAGGCACTGGGCGCTctgggtggcagattattgcttaaaatatttcttttacaaatacccttgctgattgcaggcaaaacaggaattgcccccacattttcctgtttctgttctataggcaggccaggtttcaatggcttttatcttttaagggttatggggaaattatcccattgttcagtcattaaatccctgaggtggggtacctcagttttccttcttatacagcagatcaagtttataatgtttttcctgctgtgttaagctttaagtttatttacaggtaatagctgagaagcatcattaccatacgaccttaaagggtttttccaaaaatcatacacactatacgttgttacaggggtacttattatcattaaatttattaaaattatcttgttatgccatgccttttatttagacaatttgtttcctgaccaggtgtgtcctttatctgtaGCTCCTTTGTGcagctagttctttccttcctttatcatttaggtaatttgcattttcacagacacttcctgcttttggatttaaagccatcagcagctcagagactctatcttaaaagggacacaatcaactttcaccagagttttgattacttttaacttctgcttccaaaacacacagcaatctgaaaaagaaaacccaacctattgtggctccctttggagccccaatagcattttaattaagtagcatggtatgtttgcatttcttttgccccttctacaatataccctgcacatgttctggggcaaatgcacattccgtCCATCGTTTAACTtttataacattatccagatccatttttacataaggtgtaactatttctttttttgcttagagttctcatgtacctttatcaaagtgacagtctgattactcagaggcattttaagactcagtgtttctaacattgcttctttttgttttgtgcacctcacccctgctgttgcttcagaggggcactgtcttttttaaatttcgtatttatttattttttttactacagctctcatctgctattttgttacaaaaacaaacaaacaaaaaccaaccaaccaaacaaaaagaatccaaattgtttttttctgattttgactgccctgctgcagccacaacttaataacattttaaattttgtaaagcattgagttaccttttaaaggttaaatgccaaatcccaaagccaaacaacactaattacctgtgtctagcaaaaaggtctgtcagttttgcaactttgaattaaagagtcaaatggattttagtggcattatttaaaacaaaaacaaaaccaattggtccttagaactttacatatttacacacacacagatagatacatacacattgtcttttccttaacatcccttccacactgctctgttttttgtttttttttttacatcttacattccctttttacatttgaggcagttaagttccaatagaaccctcttatgttcttttagcaaatttgactaaattgtccagtcaaatgattttaatcagatagtttatttttgcctggctaatttacagacattcctttggaaaagggcccatttttccttcagaatgactgcaaagaaaccaagaatgctctttctctaacacttttcctttttaacattttcacaaagtttagctgcttaattccctccagcctctgcagagttaactttttcactctctttttgcattcttggagtgcctctttcactattttcagctggctttgggtatttatAGCCAGCActttccaattgtctgctcccttttccgtttgtgcctttccctctttacatgaagacaagcggaggtaagaatccttacatgcctcccacaacaaccaaattgctgctgcatctcttttggcaggactagaaggtttgtatatgaggatatactgagccagtctatcctctaggtccgaaatagtgcagacatcagctagggcttgtttagtccaaggactgtgcccaaatttt is a genomic window of Natator depressus isolate rNatDep1 chromosome 1, rNatDep2.hap1, whole genome shotgun sequence containing:
- the LOC141986741 gene encoding lysozyme C, with product MKALLILGLLLLPLAARGKTYERCELARAMKRLGLDGYRGYSLGHWVCTAKYESNFNTGATNYNPGDQSTDYGILQINSRWWCNDGKTPRTMNLCKIQCRELLTADITASVNCAKRVVRDPNGMGAWVAWTKNCKGRDVSPWIRGCGL